The following proteins come from a genomic window of Edaphobacter sp. 4G125:
- a CDS encoding HD domain-containing protein, with the protein MTTSNSDLASVKSITGINIPDTKLAREITEFIRDTETELLFNHSSRVYYFGAIAGKQRGLNFDPELLYAGAMFHDIGLMPSHSSPIDRFEVDGANAARAFLKSRGIPQQDLDTVWTAIALHTTPGVPEYMHPVIALVTAGVEMDVLGLTYSQYSDQIRNAVVSEYPRTPNFKEDIIQAFYDGIHKKPDTTFGNVKTDVLADKDPKFVRGNFCSVIRASGWIA; encoded by the coding sequence ATGACTACTTCGAATTCTGACCTTGCTTCGGTGAAGTCGATCACCGGCATCAATATCCCTGACACAAAGCTGGCGCGAGAGATTACCGAATTCATTCGGGACACAGAGACGGAGCTGCTCTTCAACCATTCCAGCCGTGTCTACTACTTTGGCGCGATCGCCGGCAAGCAGCGTGGACTGAACTTCGACCCTGAACTACTCTATGCAGGCGCGATGTTTCACGACATCGGTCTGATGCCGAGCCATAGCAGCCCCATAGACCGCTTCGAAGTGGATGGAGCAAATGCGGCTCGCGCCTTCCTGAAGTCCCGCGGTATTCCGCAGCAGGATCTTGATACGGTCTGGACTGCGATTGCTCTGCATACAACCCCAGGCGTTCCTGAGTACATGCATCCAGTCATTGCACTTGTAACAGCAGGGGTCGAGATGGATGTGCTTGGATTGACCTACTCTCAGTATTCCGACCAGATACGGAATGCGGTCGTCTCTGAGTATCCTCGCACTCCGAACTTCAAGGAAGACATCATTCAAGCGTTCTATGACGGCATCCATAAGAAGCCAGATACTACCTTCGGCAACGTCAAGACAGATGTACTCGCAGATAAAGATCCGAAGTTTGTGCGTGGCAACTTCTGCAGCGTAATCCGCGCCTCAGGCTGGATTGCGTAG
- a CDS encoding DHA2 family efflux MFS transporter permease subunit: MEQSAPVTQRWKPAVNPWLIAATVALGAFMEVLDTSIANVALPHIAGSLGASQDESTWVLTAYLVSNAVVLPMGGWAASIIGRKRFFQLCLLIFTVSSFLCGIAPTLPILLLCRVIQGAGGGGLQPMAQAIMADSFEPQQRGLAFSLYGLVAVLAPSIGPTLGGWITDNYSWNWIFYINIPVGICSIILTQRLVEDPPWMKADKKNLSKIDSLGLTLLVLSMASLQIMLDKGEEKDWFQSTFIQAFGITFAITFIALIVWEWRAKEPIMDLKLLKSRNFSVCCFLMLITGGLLNASTVLQPQFEQASLGYTATIAGLSLSAGGILLVILMPMAGQALARVPARNLVLFGFAVYAISYYYTATHLNLGLSFGANSWLRVIQVVAIPFVFISVTTAGYFGMPSEKSNQISGLINFVRNIGGSILISLTGAAVTERGQFHANQLLQYVTPSSPIFQSELRSLQSSLRGAFGPANASYLAQAQIYHRLQEQANLLAYVDVYFYLCALSLLMIPLTLLLRKNNPKESAKSQIAVH; the protein is encoded by the coding sequence GTGGAACAATCTGCTCCGGTCACACAGCGATGGAAGCCAGCAGTCAATCCCTGGCTGATCGCTGCTACCGTAGCCCTCGGTGCATTTATGGAGGTATTAGACACCTCCATCGCGAACGTTGCACTTCCTCATATTGCCGGAAGCCTTGGTGCCAGTCAGGACGAGAGTACTTGGGTTTTGACGGCGTATCTTGTTTCTAATGCTGTTGTGCTGCCAATGGGTGGTTGGGCGGCAAGCATTATTGGGCGGAAGCGCTTTTTTCAGCTATGTCTGCTCATCTTTACGGTCAGTTCTTTTTTATGCGGTATTGCGCCTACGTTGCCCATACTTTTGTTGTGTCGTGTCATTCAGGGGGCTGGTGGCGGTGGTCTCCAACCGATGGCTCAGGCCATTATGGCCGATTCTTTTGAGCCACAACAAAGGGGGCTGGCTTTTTCTCTCTATGGCCTCGTTGCTGTGCTTGCCCCATCCATCGGGCCAACACTCGGTGGGTGGATCACCGACAACTACAGCTGGAACTGGATTTTCTATATCAATATCCCTGTGGGAATCTGCTCGATTATTCTTACACAGCGTCTCGTCGAAGACCCACCGTGGATGAAGGCTGACAAGAAGAATCTCTCGAAGATCGATTCACTAGGGTTGACCTTGCTCGTTCTGTCGATGGCATCGTTGCAGATCATGCTGGACAAGGGAGAGGAAAAGGACTGGTTCCAGTCCACCTTCATTCAGGCCTTTGGTATTACTTTTGCCATTACATTCATCGCGTTGATTGTCTGGGAGTGGCGCGCTAAAGAGCCGATCATGGACTTGAAGCTTCTCAAATCGAGGAACTTCTCTGTGTGTTGTTTTCTGATGCTGATCACTGGAGGTCTGCTCAATGCGTCCACGGTCCTGCAACCGCAATTTGAGCAGGCAAGCCTTGGATATACGGCAACAATCGCGGGTCTTTCCCTCTCTGCAGGAGGTATTCTCCTGGTGATCTTAATGCCCATGGCTGGACAAGCTCTTGCTAGAGTTCCGGCGCGCAATCTCGTTCTATTCGGTTTTGCAGTTTATGCAATTTCGTATTACTACACAGCGACACATCTCAATCTGGGATTGAGTTTTGGGGCCAACTCTTGGCTGAGGGTGATACAGGTCGTGGCTATTCCGTTTGTATTTATTTCCGTGACCACAGCCGGTTATTTTGGAATGCCTTCTGAAAAGAGCAACCAGATCTCTGGTTTGATTAACTTTGTCCGGAACATTGGCGGAAGCATCCTGATTTCCTTAACCGGTGCTGCGGTTACCGAGAGGGGACAATTTCACGCTAATCAGCTGCTTCAGTATGTAACGCCCAGCAGTCCGATATTTCAGAGTGAGCTTAGGTCATTACAAAGTTCCCTCAGAGGAGCTTTCGGACCGGCAAATGCAAGTTATCTTGCACAAGCGCAAATCTACCATCGATTGCAAGAGCAGGCGAACCTTCTTGCATACGTTGATGTCTATTTCTATCTGTGCGCGCTTTCGCTCTTGATGATCCCATTGACCCTACTGCTTCGCAAGAACAACCCGAAGGAAAGCGCGAAAAGTCAAATCGCTGTTCATTAG
- a CDS encoding alpha-L-fucosidase, which yields MKLFLVGLLALCSTSLAQEHVQDKPFPRSEPRPSASTVQQWQDRKFGMFIHFGLYSQLGGMWKDKKIDNGYSEQIMANAPVPLDEYAATARSFNPGKWNPDAIVALAKAAGMRYIVITSKHHDGFNMFHTAQTKYNVVDATAYHRDIVKELADACKRGGIGFGVYYSSIDWHQPGMDHYIEGNSNPLSEVHAQFNVAQLRELLSNYGPITEIWFDMGKPTPEQSKLFATTVHNLQPQTMVSGRVWNYQGDFTVMGDNEVPAYGIDEPWQTPASIFPETWGYRSWQKRDNLQGKIHENITRLVQVVSRGGNYILNIGPEGDGSVVPYEADVLHGIGAWLKPNAEAIYGTAASPFANLEFGYATVKGNAVYLFAKSLPADGMLRLPHASHTQWQSAKMLVSGKPLVMHTGSDELFVKVPADVATGYMPVIKLQFRGPLHIDEVLPPVGPLTLDPSTAEKFYNYNGEGYEAPKTLYKYRWGVSAGCAALIFHVDGEGSITLISNGHARLIPVQEGTRVETTIGADHTLELTPPEPFEKGTSLPVKIRSIEFTPEACKR from the coding sequence ATGAAGCTCTTTCTCGTTGGCCTGCTTGCACTCTGTTCGACATCTCTTGCGCAAGAACATGTCCAGGATAAGCCCTTTCCGCGCTCGGAACCTCGTCCGTCCGCTTCTACGGTGCAGCAGTGGCAGGACCGCAAGTTTGGCATGTTTATTCATTTCGGTTTGTATTCCCAGCTTGGCGGAATGTGGAAAGACAAGAAGATCGACAATGGCTACAGCGAGCAGATTATGGCGAACGCTCCCGTTCCACTCGATGAGTATGCTGCGACAGCGAGGAGCTTCAATCCCGGCAAATGGAATCCCGATGCAATCGTTGCTCTGGCGAAGGCTGCCGGTATGCGTTATATCGTCATCACATCCAAACACCACGATGGCTTCAATATGTTCCATACAGCTCAAACGAAGTACAACGTTGTGGATGCCACGGCATATCACCGCGACATCGTGAAGGAGCTTGCCGATGCCTGCAAGCGCGGCGGGATTGGCTTCGGGGTGTACTACTCTTCCATCGATTGGCACCAGCCCGGAATGGATCACTACATTGAGGGCAACAGCAACCCGCTGAGCGAAGTACATGCGCAGTTTAACGTAGCTCAGCTGCGTGAGTTGTTATCGAACTACGGCCCCATTACCGAAATCTGGTTCGATATGGGCAAGCCGACTCCTGAGCAGAGCAAGCTCTTTGCAACCACGGTGCACAACCTGCAGCCACAGACGATGGTGAGCGGCCGCGTGTGGAATTATCAGGGGGACTTTACTGTCATGGGCGACAATGAGGTTCCAGCGTATGGCATTGATGAGCCTTGGCAGACGCCCGCCTCCATCTTTCCTGAGACCTGGGGCTATCGTTCATGGCAGAAACGTGACAATCTGCAGGGCAAGATCCACGAGAACATCACGCGACTCGTCCAGGTCGTAAGCCGTGGTGGCAACTACATCCTCAATATCGGACCAGAAGGCGACGGCTCGGTGGTGCCTTACGAAGCTGACGTACTGCACGGCATCGGCGCGTGGCTCAAACCCAATGCGGAAGCAATCTATGGTACGGCGGCGTCCCCATTTGCTAACCTCGAATTTGGTTATGCGACCGTAAAGGGCAATGCCGTGTACCTGTTCGCGAAATCATTACCAGCTGACGGTATGCTGCGTCTTCCGCACGCGAGCCATACCCAATGGCAGTCCGCAAAGATGCTCGTTTCAGGCAAGCCGCTAGTGATGCACACCGGTAGCGATGAGCTCTTCGTGAAGGTTCCAGCTGATGTCGCAACCGGTTATATGCCCGTCATCAAGCTGCAATTCCGAGGCCCCCTTCATATCGATGAAGTTCTGCCCCCTGTGGGACCGCTGACGCTTGATCCGAGTACTGCAGAGAAGTTTTACAACTACAACGGCGAGGGATACGAAGCGCCCAAAACGCTCTACAAATATCGTTGGGGCGTTTCTGCGGGATGTGCCGCTCTTATCTTTCACGTTGACGGGGAAGGTAGCATCACCTTGATCAGTAATGGCCACGCACGGCTGATTCCCGTGCAAGAAGGCACTCGGGTGGAAACAACTATCGGTGCAGACCATACGCTGGAACTTACTCCACCCGAGCCTTTTGAGAAGGGCACGTCGTTGCCTGTGAAGATCCGATCGATCGAGTTTACGCCAGAGGCTTGTAAGCGCTGA
- a CDS encoding DUF5666 domain-containing protein produces the protein MFFRQFTKVFAISVSTIALMAMFELPEPISAQSARDSRGSNARSGPATGGVVGTIESMSSSSFMVSTWTDQKVLVNESLSTEYLKGTTPTTTSVLAKGDDVLVLGMVNGRSIAASQVIVRDADKNHPTSFSAYGVIPFQRGAPSAPKQVGQISANYSEGAGMIVSGIMAEKATKAALASYAAGIVDRVVMLSGGEYEVHNIGVNWPHHIFVSPNFEVVGAL, from the coding sequence ATGTTCTTTCGGCAATTCACGAAGGTCTTTGCTATCTCCGTTTCAACCATCGCGCTGATGGCAATGTTCGAACTTCCCGAACCCATCTCGGCGCAAAGCGCGCGTGACAGCAGAGGATCTAATGCCCGCTCCGGGCCAGCCACGGGAGGAGTCGTTGGAACGATTGAGAGCATGTCGTCGTCGAGTTTCATGGTTTCAACATGGACCGATCAGAAGGTGCTCGTCAACGAGTCGCTCTCTACGGAGTATCTGAAGGGAACAACTCCGACCACAACGAGTGTCCTCGCAAAAGGTGACGACGTGCTCGTACTCGGGATGGTCAACGGTCGATCCATCGCAGCCAGCCAAGTTATTGTGCGAGATGCCGACAAGAACCACCCTACGAGTTTCTCCGCCTATGGAGTGATCCCGTTCCAACGCGGCGCGCCATCCGCGCCAAAACAGGTCGGTCAGATTTCTGCCAATTACAGTGAAGGGGCCGGGATGATTGTCAGTGGCATCATGGCCGAAAAGGCGACCAAGGCAGCATTAGCTAGTTACGCTGCGGGCATTGTCGATCGCGTTGTGATGCTGAGTGGCGGGGAATACGAAGTTCACAATATTGGCGTTAACTGGCCGCATCACATCTTTGTCAGTCCCAATTTCGAGGTTGTTGGTGCACTCTAA
- a CDS encoding glycoside hydrolase family 71/99-like protein gives MLVGYQGWFRCPGDGSPANQWSHWSRGVPSPNTMAVDLYPETNELKPSSRCLLPGVTINGKPAYVFSSFSKDTVEKHFEWMRTYEIDGVLLQRFINSIHSQQMEGDTVLRNVRSAAEVNGRLFSVEYDLSGAHQETALKQLQDDWGYLTKDLKVTSSPAYLRDHGKPIVAIWGLGFGDADHLQDPALGLRIVKWFKDTAHVRVIGGVPAGWRTLSADSSSNSGWAAVYSALDIVQPWSVGRYRTLEGANQWKETHLIPDLVQTRKQGQSYMPVIFPGFSWHNLNRNSAENQIPRLGGRFLWKQAFNAKTAGATFVKIAMFDEVNEGTAIFKAAPSRKDAPKPGFWLTLDADGETLPNDWYLKISAAISQMFHGTAPPTEQIPIRPATALGIAKTAQ, from the coding sequence GTGTTGGTGGGATATCAGGGATGGTTCCGCTGTCCGGGTGACGGTTCGCCTGCTAATCAGTGGAGTCACTGGTCGAGGGGTGTCCCTTCGCCTAACACGATGGCCGTCGATCTCTATCCTGAGACCAACGAGCTTAAGCCTTCTTCACGATGTTTGCTGCCAGGCGTCACTATAAATGGCAAACCTGCCTATGTTTTCTCTTCCTTTTCTAAGGATACCGTCGAGAAGCATTTTGAATGGATGCGCACTTATGAGATCGATGGCGTCCTGCTGCAGAGGTTCATCAATTCAATTCATTCGCAACAAATGGAAGGAGATACAGTCCTCAGGAACGTCCGCTCCGCAGCAGAAGTCAATGGGCGGCTCTTCAGCGTTGAATACGATCTGAGCGGAGCACATCAAGAAACCGCCCTGAAGCAACTGCAAGACGACTGGGGGTATCTCACCAAAGACCTAAAGGTCACCTCGAGCCCTGCCTATTTGCGAGATCATGGAAAACCTATCGTTGCGATCTGGGGACTCGGGTTCGGTGATGCCGACCATCTTCAGGATCCGGCACTTGGACTCAGAATCGTCAAATGGTTTAAGGACACGGCACATGTCCGCGTGATAGGTGGCGTTCCGGCGGGGTGGAGAACCTTGAGCGCAGACAGTTCCTCGAATTCAGGGTGGGCAGCCGTCTATTCCGCACTCGATATTGTTCAACCCTGGTCAGTAGGAAGATATCGGACTCTCGAAGGCGCAAATCAGTGGAAAGAGACTCACCTGATTCCCGATCTTGTCCAAACACGCAAGCAAGGCCAGTCTTATATGCCAGTGATTTTCCCTGGCTTCTCTTGGCACAACCTAAATCGGAATTCAGCAGAAAACCAGATTCCCCGACTAGGAGGCCGTTTTCTATGGAAACAGGCTTTCAACGCAAAAACCGCTGGCGCCACATTTGTAAAAATCGCGATGTTTGACGAAGTGAACGAGGGAACTGCGATCTTCAAAGCGGCTCCGTCTCGCAAAGATGCGCCAAAGCCCGGCTTTTGGTTGACTCTTGATGCAGACGGAGAGACTCTGCCCAACGATTGGTATCTAAAAATTTCGGCAGCTATCTCGCAGATGTTTCATGGAACGGCTCCTCCCACGGAGCAGATACCAATTCGGCCAGCTACGGCTCTCGGTATTGCAAAGACTGCACAATGA
- a CDS encoding TonB-dependent receptor yields the protein MVQIGLRQRTCVGKNPIVGKTSANGRIQFDIMATLSMLLVLMAFTKLAFGQAEQGTITGIVRDASGAVVASAKVTALEMSTKTLTSTVSNSNGYYTIPYLAHGTYDVTADALGFSKTVVTGVNLTVNLNTAVDLTLKVGGVSQQVTVQANAIQLETENSQLGQTYNRQQIIAIPGRGGYNLDLLSPGVLPEQNSALQAQINGGMANTSNVLLDGGTQVNSSTGDIALTPPTESIGEFKLITNNFSAEYGMSGGGIITATTMSGTNDFHGSAYEYNSNTLYNANGWYRNSVKLPRAPVHNNLFGFSVAGPLEIPKIYHGRNRTFYFFNIEWNPSVSPDAIQASVPTQAMRIGDFSGLVDQSGKQIKIYDPTTTTLVPGQTNKWTRSQFSCNGVLNVICPGRINSIAQKVLSYYPLPNTTGIEGIYNNYVASPSRTTSKDNFFARVDQNIGANHKAFVRVGRASSKASTPTVTLAFPQAGGNGDPGTFLNTAWTGVVSDTWTMRSNLVGEFRGNFNRVLNQTQMYSQGFDAGSLGFPGSFVSRVATQIFPAFTISDESPLGATSSSYFNDAEGSYEGQAHFTWNKGAHTLKTGVDYLFVYFNEFRPTWPAGNFSFSRGYVQGPDPSVSSVNSGWGFASLLLGVPSGGQITKDPSLTASQKNIASYLQDDWKVVNHLTLNLGLRYDILTGFTDRHNQFAWFDPTKPDPVLGLPGALQFAGVGGNPRNQTDTKMTNFSPRLGFAWQIGQNTVIRGGYGIIYTTNTGGSVLGSGPQASTSVYLGPPSPAPNTPPPGGTLNNPFASGYLDPPNYLVGQGIGDPFWPGTLPYLQDRTLSVERALTGNTVLTVAYAGSRGLHLWYSLPRNVAPISALSYGPKLYQQVPNPYAGKLPGSLGAPTIPFSQTLVPFPQYTGVTWSRDPVGDSYYDAMTVQLHHRDAHGLYFQIAYTLSKDINNINERYNGRGGAIVDPNNLARTRGLAEYDRPQFLNINYIYQLPFGPGHRVLGRGLASKMIANWQLAGVTAYGSGLPIVITAPSNTYLPGITAVADRLHDPHLKTGQTPQRWFDTTAYAIPASFTVGTGNRIEPDLRGPAYGQWDMGLARKQTFADRVTLELRFDALNVFNNRQLSPPNGSVTGGTFGQITASGQARSGQVKARLTW from the coding sequence ATGGTGCAGATCGGTCTCAGGCAGCGTACCTGTGTGGGCAAGAACCCAATTGTTGGGAAAACGAGTGCAAATGGGCGGATTCAGTTCGATATCATGGCAACTTTATCAATGCTTTTAGTTCTCATGGCATTCACCAAACTAGCATTCGGACAAGCTGAACAGGGCACCATTACTGGAATAGTAAGAGACGCATCGGGCGCGGTAGTCGCCAGCGCTAAGGTAACAGCTCTTGAAATGTCCACCAAGACTCTTACATCGACTGTATCGAATAGCAATGGCTATTACACTATTCCGTATCTGGCTCATGGGACCTACGACGTCACCGCAGACGCACTTGGTTTTTCAAAGACGGTTGTTACCGGGGTAAATCTCACAGTTAACCTGAACACAGCCGTAGATCTCACTTTGAAGGTAGGCGGAGTTTCACAGCAGGTTACTGTTCAAGCTAATGCGATTCAGCTGGAAACAGAAAATTCACAGCTAGGGCAGACATACAACAGACAGCAAATTATCGCGATACCTGGCCGTGGCGGTTACAATCTGGATCTTTTGTCGCCAGGCGTTCTACCGGAACAGAATTCCGCCCTTCAAGCACAGATTAACGGGGGAATGGCAAATACCAGCAACGTACTGCTGGATGGAGGGACCCAAGTAAACAGTTCAACCGGAGATATAGCGCTGACCCCGCCAACAGAGTCCATTGGAGAATTCAAACTCATCACCAACAATTTCTCAGCGGAATATGGAATGTCTGGTGGGGGTATCATTACCGCCACGACAATGTCTGGGACGAATGACTTCCATGGAAGTGCTTATGAATACAACAGCAATACGCTCTATAACGCAAACGGTTGGTACCGCAACAGCGTGAAGTTGCCCAGAGCACCGGTACACAACAATTTATTTGGTTTCAGCGTTGCAGGCCCACTAGAGATTCCCAAAATATACCACGGCAGAAACAGGACTTTTTACTTCTTCAATATCGAATGGAATCCAAGTGTTTCACCCGATGCAATTCAGGCTTCCGTGCCCACGCAAGCGATGCGTATTGGAGATTTTTCGGGTCTCGTCGATCAAAGCGGAAAGCAGATCAAGATTTATGATCCCACGACCACCACCCTGGTTCCAGGACAAACAAACAAGTGGACCAGAAGTCAGTTCTCCTGCAATGGGGTTCTCAATGTCATTTGCCCGGGGCGAATCAACAGCATTGCGCAGAAAGTTCTTTCTTATTACCCCTTACCAAACACAACTGGAATTGAGGGTATCTATAACAATTACGTTGCTTCGCCTAGCCGCACTACAAGCAAAGACAATTTTTTTGCTCGCGTAGATCAGAATATTGGCGCCAATCACAAAGCGTTTGTGCGTGTAGGCCGCGCCTCTTCAAAGGCCAGTACTCCAACCGTCACACTTGCATTCCCGCAAGCTGGCGGGAATGGAGATCCAGGAACCTTTCTTAACACTGCATGGACAGGAGTCGTCAGTGATACGTGGACGATGCGCTCAAATCTCGTGGGCGAATTCCGCGGCAATTTCAATCGGGTACTGAACCAAACTCAAATGTATAGCCAAGGCTTTGACGCTGGCAGTCTTGGTTTTCCTGGCTCATTCGTAAGCCGTGTCGCAACACAGATTTTTCCAGCCTTCACCATCTCGGATGAATCCCCTTTAGGGGCGACTTCGTCTTCTTACTTCAACGATGCTGAAGGAAGCTACGAAGGACAAGCACATTTCACTTGGAATAAAGGCGCACATACTCTGAAGACCGGAGTCGACTACCTCTTCGTCTACTTCAACGAATTTAGACCCACTTGGCCGGCGGGAAACTTCTCTTTCAGTAGGGGATATGTGCAAGGTCCTGATCCCAGCGTCTCGTCCGTTAACTCCGGGTGGGGATTCGCTTCGCTCCTTCTTGGCGTTCCCAGCGGCGGACAGATTACTAAAGACCCGTCACTGACGGCCTCGCAGAAGAATATCGCCAGTTACCTCCAGGATGACTGGAAAGTAGTGAACCACCTTACCCTGAATCTCGGGCTGCGCTATGACATCCTTACAGGATTCACTGATCGTCATAACCAGTTTGCATGGTTTGATCCTACGAAGCCGGATCCAGTCCTTGGCTTACCGGGTGCTCTGCAATTTGCCGGAGTCGGAGGTAACCCCAGAAATCAGACGGACACAAAGATGACCAACTTCTCACCGCGTCTTGGGTTCGCATGGCAAATCGGACAAAACACGGTTATTCGTGGGGGATATGGAATTATTTATACCACCAATACTGGTGGCTCAGTCCTTGGCTCGGGACCACAGGCTTCGACAAGCGTTTATCTTGGCCCGCCCTCTCCAGCTCCGAATACACCACCTCCTGGAGGCACGCTTAACAATCCCTTCGCCTCGGGGTACCTTGATCCCCCCAATTATCTCGTTGGACAAGGAATCGGCGACCCCTTCTGGCCCGGCACACTTCCCTATCTCCAGGACAGAACCTTAAGTGTGGAAAGGGCGCTCACAGGAAATACGGTGCTCACGGTCGCGTATGCAGGATCGCGCGGCTTGCATCTCTGGTATAGCCTTCCTCGTAATGTGGCTCCGATTAGTGCATTGAGCTATGGTCCCAAGCTCTACCAACAAGTCCCGAACCCTTATGCAGGCAAGCTTCCTGGGTCGCTAGGCGCACCGACAATTCCATTCAGTCAGACGCTCGTTCCATTTCCTCAATACACAGGAGTCACCTGGAGCCGCGATCCAGTCGGGGATTCGTACTATGACGCCATGACGGTACAGTTACATCACAGAGATGCGCATGGACTCTATTTTCAGATTGCCTACACACTTAGCAAGGATATTAACAATATTAACGAGCGCTATAACGGTCGTGGCGGCGCAATCGTTGACCCCAATAACCTTGCAAGAACACGTGGGTTGGCAGAGTACGATCGTCCACAGTTCCTGAATATCAACTATATTTACCAACTGCCCTTTGGCCCTGGACATCGTGTACTTGGCAGAGGTCTTGCCTCAAAGATGATTGCTAATTGGCAACTTGCTGGCGTAACAGCATATGGAAGCGGACTCCCTATCGTTATTACCGCTCCTAGCAATACATATCTTCCGGGAATAACAGCGGTAGCAGACCGACTTCACGATCCTCACCTTAAGACGGGCCAAACTCCACAACGCTGGTTTGATACCACTGCATATGCGATTCCAGCCAGCTTTACAGTGGGTACGGGAAATCGCATTGAGCCTGACCTCCGGGGTCCAGCCTATGGACAATGGGATATGGGGTTAGCGCGAAAGCAAACATTTGCAGATCGTGTAACGCTCGAATTACGTTTTGACGCGCTTAATGTCTTCAATAACCGACAGCTTAGCCCACCCAATGGCAGTGTTACTGGCGGAACCTTTGGGCAAATCACAGCGAGTGGACAAGCTCGCAGTGGTCAAGTCAAAGCCCGATTGACCTGGTAA
- a CDS encoding TetR/AcrR family transcriptional regulator: protein MKDLLSAKGERAKKKGMSASIQTRLDDNRVAELLDVAAAVFIEHGFEGASTNEIARRGNCSKTTLYARYPNKEKLFLAVLERRMELILNDFATTLQPDLPMEHTLKEYSFRLLQLVLSENQRGMVRVIGMESSRFPDLGKRFYELGPGRGVTVLAKYMEEQIKRQRLVKSDPQIMAEHLMSLITGGYVRWTMLGVPDNFSMKEKRQRIDAAVEMFLRAYSTSSGHALKGS, encoded by the coding sequence ATGAAGGATCTCTTATCAGCAAAAGGAGAACGCGCGAAAAAGAAAGGGATGAGTGCGTCTATTCAAACAAGGCTCGATGATAACCGCGTTGCCGAGCTTCTGGATGTGGCCGCAGCAGTGTTTATCGAGCATGGCTTCGAAGGTGCCAGCACAAACGAGATCGCGCGCCGCGGAAATTGCTCAAAGACAACTCTTTACGCCCGATATCCGAATAAAGAGAAGCTATTCCTTGCGGTTCTAGAGCGGCGCATGGAGTTAATACTGAACGACTTTGCAACGACATTGCAGCCTGATCTGCCGATGGAACACACGCTCAAAGAATATAGTTTTCGTCTTTTGCAATTAGTTCTTTCGGAAAATCAACGTGGGATGGTCAGAGTAATAGGCATGGAATCATCGAGATTCCCAGATCTGGGAAAGCGCTTCTACGAGCTGGGCCCTGGACGTGGCGTCACTGTTCTTGCCAAATACATGGAGGAGCAGATCAAGCGACAACGACTCGTTAAGAGTGATCCTCAAATCATGGCAGAACACTTGATGAGTCTCATTACCGGCGGATACGTTCGCTGGACAATGCTTGGGGTTCCGGACAACTTCAGCATGAAAGAAAAACGACAACGCATCGATGCCGCCGTTGAAATGTTTCTACGTGCTTATTCAACCTCCAGTGGCCATGCCTTAAAAGGCTCCTGA